One part of the Thermococcus sp. genome encodes these proteins:
- a CDS encoding DUF4405 domain-containing protein: protein MARWTAPAWLRGTIDLVLTIVFVILAVSGVALYLAPSGRIADTIGWTFLGVDKDTWTNVHTYMGFAMIGLIAVHLIIGFRSMITMLRMGFKQSRLKPTVAFLLTMVLILGGFQVYKAYFTEEDSTEDTDYVAYLPSDLNNTTYTYVEITGSMLKAYTLQQLADIYGVPADELARVLKEDYGIEAKPDELLEVIEANNGLDREVFKEELASAIEKLLGISNAETNATSETTEGGDG, encoded by the coding sequence ATGGCAAGATGGACGGCTCCTGCATGGCTTAGGGGTACGATTGACCTCGTCCTCACCATAGTGTTCGTGATACTTGCCGTGTCTGGGGTAGCCCTCTATCTGGCCCCCTCGGGAAGGATAGCGGACACAATAGGGTGGACGTTCCTTGGAGTGGACAAAGACACGTGGACAAACGTACACACGTACATGGGCTTCGCCATGATCGGGCTTATAGCAGTACACCTGATAATAGGATTCCGTAGCATGATCACCATGCTCAGGATGGGGTTCAAGCAGAGCAGGTTAAAGCCAACGGTGGCTTTTCTGCTGACCATGGTACTCATCCTCGGCGGATTCCAGGTGTACAAGGCATACTTCACCGAGGAGGACTCAACTGAAGACACCGATTACGTGGCCTACCTCCCAAGCGACCTCAACAACACGACTTACACCTATGTGGAGATAACCGGCTCAATGCTGAAGGCCTACACTCTCCAGCAACTGGCGGATATCTACGGAGTCCCAGCAGATGAGCTGGCAAGGGTGCTGAAGGAAGACTACGGCATTGAGGCCAAACCTGACGAGCTGCTTGAGGTCATAGAGGCCAACAACGGACTGGATCGTGAGGTCTTCAAGGAAGAGCTGGCCTCGGCCATCGAAAAACTCCTTGGAATAAGCAATGCTGAAACCAATGCCACATCGGAAACAACGGAAGGAGGTGATGGCTGA